DNA from Rubripirellula lacrimiformis:
TTCAGGGACTGAGTGCCCGCGAAGACGGCCCAAGTGGATGCCAGCAAGACCAACAGTGCGATCGGCGCGGAAAGTTTGGCCAGTCTTTCGTTGGCGGTAATCCTAGACAGCAGGCTAGGAACTTCGTCGTCTTCGTCCGAAATCAATACCTCGGCTTCACTGGATCGGGATACTACCCCTGCCATCAGCAGTACGAACATGATCAGGTTGGCCGGCAGTATCAAACCGAAGTCGAACGACTGGGAAAACAACACGGCAACTATGCAGTACCAGCCGGTAATACGAATGCCATGGTCGAGTGCATCGTGCGAAACTGAAATGGTCGTCAAGCACCAGATCAGGGCGGCTAGCAGCACCAGTGCCAATGAAATTCCTACCAGCCCCTGTTCGACAAATAATTCTAGCCACAGGTTATCGGCATGCAGGAACCATGACTTGGGAAGATCGTTCTGGTAAGGCAAGTAAGCGTAGGCATAGGACGAAAGCCCTGATCCTCCGGGCAGATATGACAGCCCCGCTTGCCATCCTTCGGGCCAATGCTGTAATCGACCATCGTTGGCTAGCGTCTGGGCATCCGAGGTGAAAACTTCTAGGCGTTTGATTGATTCAAGATCCAACTGCAACGGCACGATCAGAAATGCCACTGCAGCCCCAACCACTGCGATTGCGACCGGTACGGTTGCCCAGCCTCGGCGATTCCGCAGCCATCCGAATGCAACGGTGCTAGCCAGTACCGCCGCGCCCAGTCCGCCACGCGAACCGCATACCAATAACCCCACCACGCACAGAACGGCGCAGGTCAGGCCGATCGCTGAGTCGCGGTCGCTGGCCAGGGCAAACAGTTCTCCAATTTCGAAATCTTCGCCGTCGATTTCTTGACCGGTCAGCGCCGACAGACGCCACCCCAGAAGACCGAGGCTGGCGGCCAGGCCTAAGTTCAACGTCAACGCAGCATTGTTCCGGTTGATGAAGGTGGAAAAGTCCTTGCCATTTGAGTCTCGGACAAGGTCAAAAAACGGCAGTTCAGGGAGCGTCAGGGAAATCACGCCAAGCACCGAGATGATCGCGCCGGTGATTGCCACGCTGCTGAGCAAGCCGATCACTCTAGCCCTGGTGTTGAACACTCGAACCGCAGTCCACGCCAGCGCCAGCATCATGCCCAACCAGGCTGCGGCGTGGGCGGAATAGTCCGGAGCGACCGAAATGGAGAACGAACTTGGCAGCATCTGGGCTGGCAAAATCGGTTCCAGCCACTGCGTGTAGGCTTCGTAGGATCCGGGGCTTAGGAATTCCACGATCCCAGGTGATAGAGCGGCGGTCTGAAATTGCGAATACATGAACCAGGCCAGCAGCGGCACCAGCACCAGCATTTGCCGAGGCCGATGATAGGTCGACCAAGTGAACAGGGTTGGCAGAGCCAGCACGAATGCGGTGCCAATTGCCATCGCCGCCAACGCTTGCGTCCACCACAGCACGCCACCCAGGTCGATCGCGACCAGCAAAGGCAGAATCAGCAGAATGGCGGCAGAGGCCATCGTCGTGAAAATAGGTATTTGACGCGAGGGTTTCACGGAACGCGGGGTGTTAGAGAAGTTGGAGGCAGGCAACAAATCAGTTCATGATCGAGCTGTCAGGGCTGCAATTCACGTAGGTCGTGCTGGACCATGATCCGTACAATTTCGGGCAACTGAGTGGTGGCGGTCCAGCCAAGTTGCTGCTTGGCTTTGGATGGATTTCCCAACAGTCGATTGACCTCCGCAGGTCGCAGGTAGCGAGGATCCTGCTGGATATAGTCTCGCCAATCAAGGTCGACGACGCGAAAAGCAATTGCCAGAAAGTCTTCGACGCTGTGGTCGATCCCCGTCCCAAGGATATAGTCGTCGGGGGCGGGTTGTTGCAAAATTCGCCACATCGCATCGACATAGTCAGGGGCAAATCCCCAGTCGCGTCGTCCATCGAGCGACCCTAGCGTGATCGTGTCTTGTAGGCCCAAGGAGATTGCAGCAGCAGCTTTAGTGATTTTACGGGTGACGAAAGATTCACCCCGCCGAGGAGACTCGTGGTTGTAGCAAATCGCATTGCAAGCGAACAGTTCGAAGGAGTCGCGGTACAGCGTCGTCATTTGAGTCGCAAACGCTTTGGCGATCCCGTAGGGAGTGACCGGACGCATCGGCGTTGTTTCGTTCTGCGGGGATTCGTCGGGGCGGCCGAATATCTCGCTGCTACTGATGTGCAGGAATTTGGGAGGCGTGGGAAGATCACGCAGAATTTCCAGCAGCTTCAGGGTCCCCATCGCCGTGAATTGACAAGTCGATTCAGGAATCTCGAAGCTGGCTCCCACGTGGCTCTGACCGGCCAAGTGATACAGTTCGTCCGGCATTGTCTTGTGCAGAATGCGGCGAATGGTTGTGACGTCGTCGAGGTCGGCGTAGTGAAGAAACAGTCGTTCGTTGTAGACGTCTTTGTCGTAGAAAAGGGGATCTAGACGGGTGCGGACGGTTGAACTG
Protein-coding regions in this window:
- a CDS encoding O-antigen ligase family protein, which produces MASAAILLILPLLVAIDLGGVLWWTQALAAMAIGTAFVLALPTLFTWSTYHRPRQMLVLVPLLAWFMYSQFQTAALSPGIVEFLSPGSYEAYTQWLEPILPAQMLPSSFSISVAPDYSAHAAAWLGMMLALAWTAVRVFNTRARVIGLLSSVAITGAIISVLGVISLTLPELPFFDLVRDSNGKDFSTFINRNNAALTLNLGLAASLGLLGWRLSALTGQEIDGEDFEIGELFALASDRDSAIGLTCAVLCVVGLLVCGSRGGLGAAVLASTVAFGWLRNRRGWATVPVAIAVVGAAVAFLIVPLQLDLESIKRLEVFTSDAQTLANDGRLQHWPEGWQAGLSYLPGGSGLSSYAYAYLPYQNDLPKSWFLHADNLWLELFVEQGLVGISLALVLLAALIWCLTTISVSHDALDHGIRITGWYCIVAVLFSQSFDFGLILPANLIMFVLLMAGVVSRSSEAEVLISDEDDEVPSLLSRITANERLAKLSAPIALLVLLASTWAVFAGTQSLNNDAALTTAIRAAQMRIAAGQTAPDTLLKMQQQVQTAAGRPDRVDRQIMLAQIDHRLARAKEVAGARPSTSDEATELYRITSPLYRRLIGRNAASYIEGLPPQIGLIESGKIRWASEPQEYQLAADQYRQALARLPLATDIRSNLISLDFLSDQRRDDPPLVTETLLTQLGELHRGQNLQISGLATLAAQGQMNDLAQQFWNHSLVQAPTRTTFVLRAAQNYKDVDLLKALPTTPSVMRTASREITTRRMTELFPLLPTLIENLGCEDCETIEEKTNCLLLEGKAWLALQRPEEAIKSFTNAVAIAPAHAALRLELIATLRSTGDRKTALQQARMGRQITPDDKRFENVIKQMAAIDLSGEAE
- a CDS encoding GDP-mannose 4,6-dehydratase is translated as MPTALITGITGQDGSYLAERLLAKGYTVHGLVRRNSSTVRTRLDPLFYDKDVYNERLFLHYADLDDVTTIRRILHKTMPDELYHLAGQSHVGASFEIPESTCQFTAMGTLKLLEILRDLPTPPKFLHISSSEIFGRPDESPQNETTPMRPVTPYGIAKAFATQMTTLYRDSFELFACNAICYNHESPRRGESFVTRKITKAAAAISLGLQDTITLGSLDGRRDWGFAPDYVDAMWRILQQPAPDDYILGTGIDHSVEDFLAIAFRVVDLDWRDYIQQDPRYLRPAEVNRLLGNPSKAKQQLGWTATTQLPEIVRIMVQHDLRELQP